Within the Phaseolus vulgaris cultivar G19833 chromosome 9, P. vulgaris v2.0, whole genome shotgun sequence genome, the region GAATATTTCGTCACTCCTGAAAATGTCGGGATGCTGAAACTAGCAAAGGAGGCAAACACAATCCTGGTACGAACACATTTTTTGTtgagttaataaaaaaaagaataaattaaggAATCTTTTTTGTTTGGTTTACGATGCAGTTTGATTATCGGATTCCAACGGTTGGATACGACAGTTGCGGTGCGGGTGCTGAGAGTCCGCTGCAGATGAATGGACTGCCAATAAGCGTGTACGCGCCGGAGACGGTGGGGTGCGTGGTGGTGGACAAGGAGGGGAGGTGTGCGGCTGCGACGTCGACAGGGGGTTTGATGAACAAGATGAGTGGAAGGATCGGTGACTCACCTCTGATAGGAGCAGGGACTTACGCGTGTGGAGTGTGTGGGGTTTCGTGCACGGGCGAAGGGGAGGCTATCATACGTGGCACGCTGGCGCGTGAGGTGGCAGCAGTGATGGAATACAAGGGACTGCAACTGCAGGAGGCTGTGGACTTTGTGATCAACCACCGCCTGGATGAAGGGAAGGCAGGGCTGATAGCTGTCTCAAATACTGGTGAGGTTGCTTATGGCTTCAACTGTAACGCCATGTTCAGGGGCTGCGCCACCGAGGATGGATTCATGGAGGTTGGAATCTGGGACTAGAAGAAAATACTAAATAAATCTTTAGGGATTCTGCAGTTGGGATTCTCAGTgcactctttctttttttcattttgtttttcttcctttttaaaTGAATCTTCTGGTTCTATTACTGTTAGAAATTATAATTAGCTCTTTCGTATTTCTTTTGGGTGTGACAGAGATGCCAAATAATAGATGTTTCCAAAACTACGTGGTTCATTTTTTGTTCACATATCCAACAAACAACCTGCTAATTTGGTGTTGTTCCTGTCAGTGATTACAAACCAgccaaataaaaattagtttaacaACATATCAACGAAGATCAAAATTAACATTTCATtcaaaattaagaatatttgtCAATTTAAAACCTCTAAGGATTAGGTTTTTTAGGTGTATTTTATCTGTAGGTGTAAATTATAATGATTATGAATTAAATTACATGTTTATCTTAAGGTAAGAAATGACTTAAATAACAGTGTAGGCAGTCATTCATTTTTATTggcaaataataataataaaataatataaaatatttgagaGTATTCCAACTCTATTACAAAAAGAAGTTTCAACAAAATCAACCTCTAAccaaatatacaaaattaaaaaaaacgtgtataaaattaatatcattGTCAAAAAAGTTTCTCTTAAACTCACAATTTTTAAAGAGAGTTCACATTGTTGTACTGCTTCCAAAAGTCGTTGGATATCCCATATTTTCATCCCAAATAGTTGTGTTTGTATTAGAATACAGTACTTCTGTAATACAAAATCAATCAAATCGGCagtatttataaaaatacaCGTGCctataaaaatacaattatgaATTAATGCGTAACAAggtcataaaaaattattgtttttttataataaaaaagtatattattGTCTTGGTCTCATTGTTAAAGTAATCAATATTTTCTATTACTGTTGTAGAGTGAGAAAATAAGTATGAATGGAAGGAAAccaaatatattaaaagttcaaagatatattttaaaaaatcatgaaTACGCCATTGATCTTTCTATACATAATAAATTAGTCATTTTGTTTATTCACAATTTCAAAGAACATGAAATAAATTTTGGATGCATTAATTGtaaattatcttttatattcTTAATTTGTTAATGGAATGGCCACTCATATTTTATGTGCAAGTGAATGTATTTATCAGTCTAGTGGTGGGAAAGAAATGCGTtgttatcaaatattattactTAAAATCATTTAGTTTTATGTATAGTTTTAAATAAActgtaatttttaaaagagCTAATTAGGTAATATTAACCAACTCTCGGGTCACTAAttcaataattaaaagaaaatattaatgataCATAATAATGCATTCTCCATAACTTTTAATGTCGTCcctaaatttatttaaacaaatatttttttaattctttgacCAGTACTTTTATCAGAAGACTCTCTCAATAAAATTTACTgccttaattatttttatttggttcCATAAATTACTTATTTGGTCATAAATACAATAAGTTTAAATTATGAATTCATGTTAATGtgaaaattaataattagttttatGATAAATATCTTGTATCAAAGGAGTTACAGGCAGGCAGCAATTATATCATTATTTTCACATCATTctatttttaagtattatttttattcttgatATCAAGTTTTAAAGAACTTTGGTTcaagaatatatttattttaaataacctAATACAACtaaattatgttaattaaatattttaattagtcAGAGTTTTTTTTTCCACTTATATTTAAGACAtgagaaaatatatattgatcTTATTATATACAGGACACGTAATAGCACTacaaaaaatcttatttttaagAGAGGTTTTCTAAACCCCTGAAAAGTATTGGCAGTTTTAAAAAATtgcaacaaattttattaatttcctactctattttaatttttcgcATTTTTTAAACATTGAGTTTGGGAGTCACCAAGCTTTTAACAGATTCAGAGGCAGAGCGTTTCACGGATTCAGTACCATCTCTAGGAAACTCTCTCAAGTTCGtctcttgattcttttctcaaatcaaagattttgaaaaaagCAAACGAGTACAATGCACTACCTCCTTCGCAACGCTATTCTCCGATGACGAAAGGTTATACACTTCCTTCGTTAAATCCCAATCCATCGCCTTTGAATATTCACTTTTATTTCACCTTCGGATTCTCAGGCCACggaaagaaaacaataaatctTGAGTCTCAGAGATTATCTGAAGGACGCTGAAGGTTCGTTCTCATTTCTCTCACATATAAACTCACATTCACGCGAAATGATGGATTGATTCTGAGTTTCTGTAGATGTTTCGCACTGCAATCTATTCCCAAAGATTATTGCTTGCAAATGCTATTTCTTCGACAAAATCGAAGAAGTAAACCTAAGCACAAGAAACTGGTTGTGATAGTAGATTCAGCGATGTCCTTCGAGGCCAATTTCTGAAACAAGGTATAATCATAGTCGTCTTATTATCTGCTTTGTTTAGGTACGTATTAACAACATTTATAGTTATAAATAAGTGAGTGTTAGACTCACGCAGATGATTTGTGTGTTTCATAATTTTGTAATTGGAACGGTTTTTTCTCAAATAGTTGACATGTCTAATATTTGGGAATTTTGATGTTAAGTATAAGGAATTGTACTAAATTTGTTCTCTAATTTGAAACTAAAACGGCAGGTTAAATCAAGGAGGATGAAGTAGAACAATTTGTTTAGTAGTTTTTTTTGGAAATGATATATTCAACATTTGAATAATGCATGAAATTGGATTATATAGTTTTTTGGATTTTGGTTATCTTTAAACGATTAGCATTGTAGGTTGATGATTCCAAGTTTGCAAATCTAGCACATCAAGGTGTAGATTTTATATTAGGTATTCTTTTCATTTCACTAATGGAAAAGCTTTTCCTACCTTTCTTTATCTAATTAAGTaattgaaaatactatgtcttctTTTGTGACTATTTATGACTATAGGTGTTAGTTATAGTTGTGGAACTAGACATTGAAACTTTTGGTTTTTGAATAGGGGAACTCAAGCAATTGAAAGCCTTACCAACCAATGGATTGAACTTGAAGGGTTATTCAGAATCCCCCATTTCCCCAGCTAGGTTCTTTGAAGTCGTTGCTAATGATTTGCTAACTCTCAATAAATATCTTCAGTTGGTAAGTAATGCTTTTGGGATGGATGCTTTCTGGTGTTTTATCTAGTATGAAAGATTTATGATTGTTACTGTCTGTCTCATGAAGTCTTGTGTTGTTGTTCTATAGACTGTGAGTGAGAGTGGCTTTAGCAGACCAAAAAAGTgtagaatttttaaaagaaggAAACAAGGGGCATAAGCTTGAATGAAGTTCTTTAACTGTTCTGGGATTTTGTTCTTGTTACCTTTATTGAATTCATTAGTTTGGCTTTGTTTGGTATTTACATGTTTCTTTGTATCTAGATACCAATTTACAAATTGCAATGTTTTGGGATTAATGGTATtcaattttattgatttatttattgagataattttttaagaCCATTCTAAATTGATTGTATTGTAGCATAAGTTACTACTCATTAGATTTTGTGTTGTGTAAGAATGTTTATCCAGTCAATTTGTGCGAAGTCTTTATCATTCTCATTCCCTGTTGAACCTTCTTTCATCTAGCTTCTTTTGCTTGCAAATGGTGATCGTTTGATAGCTAACTTTTAATGTCTCTGATAAAGATGCTTTGATGGATTGTAGGAGCAGAAAATCCAGTTTTATTGTCTGCAGCTGAACAGATTTTTAGTGCTGGTGGGAAGAGGATGAGACCAACTCTGGTGTTCTTGGTGGCAAGGGCAACTACAGAGTTTCTTGACTTGAAGTAAGCACataattctctctctctcaaaatCTATTTTTCAGTTTCTCTCCCCTccctctctctcacacacaacATGTGCACATGTACACACATGCATATTCACACGTTCTTTGCTATAGCTAAAATTctatatgaaaataaaagttGAAAACTTCATGTTGAAATGGTTGACTCCAGGGAACTTACTGTTAAGCATCAACGTTTAGCGAGATACTTGAAATGATTCATACAAAAGGTCTTCAATTGGTTGAGCTCTTCTAATTAAGTGTGAAACTTGAAAGGGTGAGCCTTGGAACCTTGGAAAGGGTGCTTCCTCCCACCAAATAtagcagttttttttttcagcaaagaACCAAATATAGCAGTTGTAAGTAAAAACCATTGGATTTGGTATTACTACAACATTGAGATATGTAGGTAGTTTTTCCTGACGAATAACAATGCCTTCAACTGTGTTGTGACACGCTCCATCACCTTGTAGTTATAAACCTAGTATTTATCTTCCACCTTATTGGATCATTATTGCACAGGTTAGGATTAGAAGATTGCGTGAATGATGCAGTGCAAATTGTTTACCCCGTGAATGGTTTCTGATTCTTGCAGGAAGTAGCTGCAAGGTAATTTAGAAGTTGGAACCATATGTGAAACATCAACTCTATTCATCTCACCTTTACATTAATTCtcttttacatatatatattattttatttttaatttttgctttTTGTTAGAGGgttgtttatttatttgagCAATActaatggattttttttagGTAAACTTATTATTGCTTTTAATATTGGTCTCGACCGTTCTAATCGTCGACTCACTAAAATTGGGACACATTCCTTTGGATTTCTTATATTGAAAGAGAATCTGTTCAATTAAACCACTAAAATAAcgaatttattttttctttcaagtTAAGTAATTGCACACTAATATTCGTTTATCTaaataaatggtttttaaattaaaaaaaaaaccttcacAAGCATTGGAAATTGAATGAGGAAAAGAAAAACTGAAAGTTTGAACACTTCAactaagtatttttaatttttatttttatttgagataggattttcttaatattttattaaataaaatattgataatgatagaaaataaacttatgtcttatttattttaattattatattatttacaatatattattatacGATTAAATTGAGATATTGACAAATTATAAATTGTGTGCTTTTTGTTTAATTGTCTATAGAATGAGACTGGACCCATTTTTGTTAATTGCAtgtaatatttgatttttccCGGAGTAAGAGtatgatatataaaataataaagaatgtTTTAACTGTTGTTTGATCTTGTTACTCATTGATATGGATATAGCACCTATTGTCCAAAGATAGCATTTATTAATTCAAATAAGTCAatgcttcttttttttttggcaGGTGGACAATGATTGAGTTTCAAAGGACGAGGGTTTTGCATGTTTTTAAATTCTAGCGTATGTGTTTTTCTCTAGTTATCTTGATCTTAAGAGGATGGatgccattttttttttctctgtttaTTAGTGTCAATATTTCATTTTAGTGTTGTATTTTAAGTTAGTGTTATTGTCTTACGAGGGAACCAAATTTGGATGTTGTGTCCTCTAGTCTTAACGCATGCTTATcctaattagtattaattattatcttttttcTTATACATTAGTTTATTTAGTAAATTTTATCTGTATTTAAAAGAATGTGTATGACATTAATATTTTGTAAGTTTTAATGTATTGTTGTTATGTTTCTAGTGGCaaattaataaatgtttttattttattttttaaattaataaaattaataaatttaccTTTCAGAGGAGTTCATATCTTATAATAGAAGATTTTGAAGTTGAGTGCAATTTCAAGACGGTTTGGAGTTTTaataataagtttttataataataataaagttagGTTGGACTTGAACCCAAAATATTGTCTTTTTCATTGTAATCCAAAACAAtgattaagtatttttttttttacaagtaaatagtttattatatgttttataatttctatatatttaaattaaaatgataatatatgTGTCATTAGGAAACTTGTTTAGGTTCTaagaacaaaatatataaaattttgagttaattaaattttctaaatcttaaaatatttgtcttttatatttttcagttgtttttgaatttatatatattaaaaaaaacctattaaaaaacaaaacccatttaaaaaaataaaaaataaatttaacggGGGTTTGCAAAACCCCTGGTAATAACGGGAATTTGCAAAACCTCTGGTAATAACGGGGGGTTTACAAAACCCTTGGTAACGGGGGTTCACAGAACTGCCGGAAAATAATTGATCTGTCAGGGATTACTCAAAACTACCGGTAATCCATTAACGACGCTGCATCTTTTAGGGAAAAAAAACTGAGGGTAACGCATTTAGTAGGGGTTAAAACCGTCGGAAACACCAAATATAACTCCcgttaaaaacaattttttttgtagtgtagtATTATATCTATTGatatattacattttttctATCTCCTCTAAGTAGAACTAAAGAGATATAGTAACAACATTTagaattgttggagatcccacatcgactagagataagaatATTTAATTGTATATAACTTAGTGCGAACCTCACttcatgagtcggttttatgaggttgagttaggtttaaagttcactttgtaatataGTATTAGAGCCATTTTGAGTCTATCATGACTAGTGTTTGTTGAGCTTATCAGACCGCtacggaccacccataatatgttgtctCACACACGAGTTGTCACTCTTGGCATGAGgggatgtgttggagatcccgtGCAAATCTCACCCCATGAAGTTATTTTATGGGGTTGAACTAAATTGTTAAGTTTAAAAATCTTCTAATCCTATATCATTTTGAAGAGAAAATCGTGATTCGTTAATTATGAGTTAttgaaattttcttaaaaaaaataggcTCGAATGATgaattttaactgaaataaagttatattgtttatatatataactgAATTTTAActgattatatatattttttgaatcacaaaatatacttttaaaccAAATATAATTGAATTTCATAGGCTTAACGTGTTTTATCTCAAATATTAAATTAGTATAAATTTGCAGCGGCATTATCTAATGTTTCAAATTAAGTATTTACTAAaaccaaattttataaaataatataaagataaGAAAATATGATGTTTATCCTGATTTCATAACGTCTAAAGCTAAACTTGGATACTGCTCACAAAATActtgtttttgttaatattgatTCATGCTCCAGCTGTCTATATTTGATTTCACATAATTCTTGAAATTTAGTTTGAAATTCAAAATGTATGAATATATAATATGTTGGACCGTTTATGGCGTGTTGCTGTTTGCCCACTTTTCCCTTTTATAGTTATCGCTTCAGAGACAGTGgggatttcttcttctttcgtcACCACTCAACTGCCCCATATACTACAATTTTTATATCAACCTATTTCACTTcagtttttttcttattttaagaataaatcAGTGGATATACTTtcttaattacattttaaattttgagttgatATCAAAGGTTTGATGGTATCTTACTGCAATAACTATTAGTTtgtgtttttataaaattgatgttGTTGGAcattttttagtatattttgaattgaaattttAGCATACAAATAAGTAAAaacccctaaaccctaaaatatGTAACTACACTAATCCAAACTTTCCTATTCTGAATTTATACTTCATGTGTTTTTGGATTTGTAAATAAGCCTCACAACTCTTAACAAACTCTATCAATATAGTAATCATGAGTCTGCATAACCATTTCTTCCGGCAAAGGGTCAAGAAACTTTCTCTTCAATTAGAATGTGTTGATTTTTTGGATTGGGCTTTTAGATTGGACTTTCGGATTGGGCTCTTCACTCCTGCTTCATGTTGAATCTAAGATTGACAAACTTCCTAAACTGGACTGGATCAACTGAACCTTTGGCTTCTTCTCTCGGTCTCCTCTCACGGTTGGGTGTGTGCACCTGCAAGACGCTCCGATGTCAAAGTCATCagttttatataattatcaGATAAAAATCACTCTACTTACCTCTTAGATTGATGTCCTATTTATAGTGTTTTCTTATTGGGCTCATAACCTATTTGGACATTTCTTTTTGTAcccaatatatttttaaatacacaCCTATTAATTTGGACTTTATCACACTGGACCTTgccatatttattttatatatatatatatgatatctaactttttatatatatatatatatatatatatatttttttcggTGTAACTTTTGGATTAAGGGCCTAGCAGTACACCATCCATAATAACTCAATCGtaacaaaaacaaatatttctTTCATTGTTTTTGTATTGTTATAGGTTGGTGTGTAAGATTTTGTGGGCATAGACAGAGGCGTCcattttattttaacataataaaaGACTATGTAGTAGTCTTATTAAGATCTCACATAAAATTAAGACAcggaaatataaaaatataaatactttaTCTCTTCACAAGCACCAATGGATTCAATGTACTCCGTGCTTAAATCTTTGATATTATGGATGTTGCAATACTGAGATTGTATTGATTTAGAGAATAATTGGGTTATACGATAGATGATTTATCATAATAGTAACAGCAATTTTTTAGATTAAAGTAAGAACTCATactttaatttgaatttaaatgatTCATACACTGCtcaattgtttgttttttttgttttttgcaGACTTTGAAGTCTAATTACATGATTGTGTTATAACTATTATGGGTGAAAATGGTAATGATTAAAGAATGCTGCTATAGGAAAGATTTGTAAATAATTGCGAGAAGTGTTATGAAGAAGGGGAGCATGTAAACAGAAAAGGCAAAATTGTAAAGCCttatggcctcgttacgaattGGGCTCAAATTGTAATTTATGTTTGTAGAGGGTACGAACTGAAGGAATGCATTAGCCATCATTTGCCCGAGATGGGCCTGGGCCGGAGTCGAGAGGTGTAGCCCATCGGGCTGAAGAGGCAAACCATGAGCGTCCACAGTCCTCAGGTTGAGGAGGTCAGTGCCCAGTTGGGCTTGCCTCACTATCTCTATGTAAGGGCCCGATCCAGATGCCAAAGCTACCTACAAAATTTGGACCaaacataaaaaagaagaacaagcacattaacatgttgtttttggaatttggtcacacaatattttttcttttttaatgttTAGAGTAACCTTCATACAAAATACATAACATAAtgcttttaaataaaattaaaaatcgatgtaatatgttgttttaaaaattagtatGAATTAGTGTTTTAAAGAACATAATTATAGGTGTAAAACTCCTGTAAACAGCAAGGAGTCTATGTCATGTAATTTggtataaaaagaaagaaaaaaaaaaatgctcaAACGGtgcaaaaaaaatcatgttctAAAGGtgcaaaaaattaaaatttacgaAATTGTGCATTTCACGGATGTTCTACGATTGCTTAAGACCTAAAGGGAAAACATATATCTTCCCTCTATCAATCGTTGAACACAGTCCAAGTAAATGATGTTTTTTCAAAGTAAAGTTCGTACTTTAAAAGATGGCAAGAATTAAATTTATGTTTGTCtatataaattatgatattcttgaaatttattttagttataggTTTGACATTAAAAAATGGTcctaaagattaaaaaaaaaaagaccaaAATTTTGGTTAGTAAATGGGATTAGTTGAGTGGTCATCTTGGTTGGAGTAAGTCCACATCATTCATGCAGAATGCCTATATTTTCCCCTTACAACGACCCCAAACTCcactttacttgcttcacctATACCCATCTTATGTCTAAAGTCATCTCATGCCTAACAATTTATAGTCCAAATTATTTGAGCTACTAAAATACTTGAAAATATTAGATTTCTAAATCTATATTACAAAGAGTTGTTAAACGATGTAAAATGATAACACAGATactataattaaatatcaatatttataGAACTTTTTATAAAGAAggaagataataaaaaaaaatattaattaaaatgattttattatatatgggaTATCCAAGATTTGAAATCTAATACAGCATATAGTTGGTATTGAGAGTTACCTAAAAAAGGAAGATTCCTCTATCCCAGTCTGTAGCTAaagatataataatattatgtaaggccatttcagtttttttctatttgttccGACATACGTAAACGCTGGTGGATGTTGCTTCACTCCGAATTAAATGAGgtgatgaaaaaatatatagagcAGCAACTACTTTGTCTTGAAAGCATGTAATCAACTAACAGAAGGCGAAAGTAAAACAAATCTACCAGAATTTAATGAATATGCGACGGAGGAAAATAATGGTTTGATTTGAAGAAATAATCGGAAAAGAAAACCTGGATAATAGGAAGCAACGGAGACTGTAGATCGTCACGAACATCCAAGAAAAACTTGTGGAGTCTTCGTTCGTACAATTGTGCATCCTGTAGATTCACCGTATCGGTTTCCCCCTGGTACCAAAGCAAGGCACGAATGACGCCGCCGTCACGCACCGACGCCTTCCCACGCTTTATCATCTCACTGTAAAGCTCTCTTCCTCGTTCCCACTCGCTTATGACGGTGCCACCAATCGCGCAGGGGACCAACCCGATTACACCCAATTCTGGGTGTTTTTCCAACACCGCGTTCGCGAATGCCATTCCTGGACCCACCCCGTTCGTCTTCTTATAATCGATGTCCGCGTGGAGCGGCTCACGCGCCTCCACCCACGTGAGATGCGCGTCGAGCTTCCAAATGGAGGGGTTGGGCCGGGACTGTGGTGGAACGACGGCGTCCCATGTGGTGACCCCCGTGGCCGTGTGGTTGACTACGCCGCCTCGACCCGCCATGTTGCTTTGACCCGCTAATACGAATATGTTCCTATCGTAGCCTTGTGGCCTCACTGGGCATGCTTGAATGAGGAATAGCAGCAATAGCGATAATGGCAAGGAAGGCATGTTCTCTGATGGAGCACCTCTTTCTCCACCTTTACAACTATATATTTAAAGGAAAATGTTTCACACTTCATCTGTCACTGTCCCTgcttattatttaataatttatattatttcattatataaataacttaaTTACAACGTGAAACGACTGCGTCAAAATAAGTCTTCCATGCATCGCTTAAAGTTAAACTTGGATAATGCGGTTACACATCTTTCTGACGGACACAGGAATATAATAATTACTATACGAGGTTAGCAATATTTTGGTTCGGACACAAAATATGTTCATAACAAGATCTAAGTTTATGATTTTTCTAAATATCTAGGTTAGGTTAGACATGAAACGATCATTGTTAAaggttcatatttattttctataagaTAATTcggattaaaatattttaaatcctcgttaattgttttaaataaattattgttatgTATAATTATCTTGATTTTCATA harbors:
- the LOC137821333 gene encoding probable isoaspartyl peptidase/L-asparaginase 2; this translates as MGGWAIAVHGGAGVDPNLPPQRQEQAKQLLTRCLNLGISSLRSNASALDVVELVVRELETDPLFNSGRGSALTEKGTVEMEASIMDGSNRRCGAVSGLTTVKNPVSLARLVMEKSPHSYLAFNGAEEFARQQGVDVVENEYFVTPENVGMLKLAKEANTILFDYRIPTVGYDSCGAGAESPLQMNGLPISVYAPETVGCVVVDKEGRCAAATSTGGLMNKMSGRIGDSPLIGAGTYACGVCGVSCTGEGEAIIRGTLAREVAAVMEYKGLQLQEAVDFVINHRLDEGKAGLIAVSNTGEVAYGFNCNAMFRGCATEDGFMEVGIWD
- the LOC137821928 gene encoding probable carbohydrate esterase At4g34215; the encoded protein is MPSLPLSLLLLFLIQACPVRPQGYDRNIFVLAGQSNMAGRGGVVNHTATGVTTWDAVVPPQSRPNPSIWKLDAHLTWVEAREPLHADIDYKKTNGVGPGMAFANAVLEKHPELGVIGLVPCAIGGTVISEWERGRELYSEMIKRGKASVRDGGVIRALLWYQGETDTVNLQDAQLYERRLHKFFLDVRDDLQSPLLPIIQVALASGSGPYIEIVRQAQLGTDLLNLRTVDAHGLPLQPDGLHLSTPAQAHLGQMMANAFLQFVPSTNINYNLSPIRNEAIRLYNFAFSVYMLPFFITLLAIIYKSFL